The Magnetospirillum sp. genome includes a region encoding these proteins:
- a CDS encoding tripartite tricarboxylate transporter substrate binding protein yields MVRKLAAALVAMFFAATPALAQWPEKPIRVIVPFGPGGTTDILARTMQKVIDEKKIVAQPVVIQNVGGHFSVGARQVMTAAPDGYTFLAIHLALLSGEIVDPSRGISYRNFEPVALTGGFCFHPIVRADAPYRTLTELLTAAKERPNTLVAGVNIGALNHMGGLFLEQGFPGAKFRYAQIGGGGENFAAIMGGHTQMTILSSSEYQTYKANGVRALGYTGPARLALEPDIQTTRELGLGFDYCAENFWFAPKGTPAAAIEGMANALERATATPEMKDFFNKQAQTGQFLRGAAFAKHLVDIYQMIEPVAKLATPPQQR; encoded by the coding sequence ATGGTCAGAAAACTCGCTGCAGCCTTGGTCGCCATGTTTTTTGCCGCGACGCCCGCGCTGGCCCAATGGCCCGAGAAACCGATTCGCGTGATCGTGCCGTTCGGCCCCGGCGGGACGACGGACATTCTCGCGCGCACGATGCAAAAGGTGATCGACGAGAAGAAGATCGTCGCACAGCCGGTCGTCATTCAGAATGTCGGCGGCCATTTCTCGGTCGGCGCGCGCCAAGTCATGACGGCGGCACCCGACGGCTACACGTTCCTCGCCATCCATTTGGCGCTGCTCTCGGGCGAGATCGTCGATCCCAGTCGCGGCATTTCCTACCGCAACTTCGAACCGGTGGCACTGACCGGCGGCTTCTGCTTCCATCCGATCGTGCGCGCGGACGCGCCTTACCGCACGCTCACGGAGTTGCTGACGGCGGCCAAAGAACGGCCGAACACGCTCGTTGCGGGCGTCAATATCGGCGCACTCAACCATATGGGCGGCCTGTTCTTGGAGCAGGGTTTTCCGGGCGCCAAATTCCGCTACGCGCAGATCGGCGGCGGCGGCGAAAACTTCGCGGCCATTATGGGTGGCCACACACAAATGACGATCCTGTCGAGTTCGGAATACCAGACCTACAAAGCCAACGGCGTGCGGGCACTGGGCTATACCGGCCCCGCGCGACTGGCTCTCGAGCCCGACATCCAGACGACGCGCGAGCTTGGCCTTGGATTCGACTATTGCGCCGAAAACTTCTGGTTCGCACCCAAAGGGACGCCCGCTGCCGCGATCGAAGGGATGGCCAACGCGCTCGAACGCGCTACGGCAACGCCCGAGATGAAAGACTTCTTCAATAAGCAAGCCCAGACCGGTCAGTTCCTGCGCGGCGCTGCCTTCGCCAAGCACCTCGTCGATATCTACCAAATGATCGAACCGGTCGCCAAACTCGCAACACCGCCCCAACAGCGCTAG
- a CDS encoding tripartite tricarboxylate transporter TctB family protein translates to MPDSQAAKERKLDAVGGAVVVAIAAIMYVAASREPPAFYDPLGPGSIPMAVSALLGLLGLVLLGRAVLGWRTGQATQAMILGLDSDESVDYALRPGLAAFCFAMTAAYTVALEFQVPFMWATFTFLFVSGAAMAGFKRRETAWVLAASIAGTGVSVYLFQYVLQVNLP, encoded by the coding sequence GTGCCCGATAGCCAAGCGGCAAAAGAACGCAAACTCGACGCGGTCGGCGGCGCCGTCGTCGTCGCCATCGCAGCAATCATGTACGTCGCCGCGAGCAGGGAACCGCCCGCCTTCTACGATCCGCTCGGGCCAGGTTCGATCCCGATGGCGGTGTCGGCATTGCTAGGCTTGCTTGGTCTCGTGCTGCTAGGCCGCGCGGTGCTCGGCTGGCGCACGGGCCAAGCCACGCAAGCGATGATCTTGGGGCTCGATAGCGACGAGTCCGTCGATTACGCGCTGCGGCCGGGCTTGGCTGCGTTCTGCTTTGCGATGACGGCGGCATACACGGTGGCACTTGAATTCCAAGTGCCATTCATGTGGGCGACGTTCACCTTTCTGTTCGTATCGGGAGCAGCGATGGCCGGATTCAAGCGTCGCGAAACCGCTTGGGTTCTGGCCGCCTCGATCGCCGGTACCGGGGTTTCTGTCTATCTGTTCCAGTACGTGCTGCAGGTGAACCTGCCATGA
- a CDS encoding tripartite tricarboxylate transporter permease: protein MTLLDAFQHLIEPAPFLLMMIGVTVGIAVGVMPGITAGMLMALTLPFTYAMAPVDAIILLISMFVGGVSGGLVTATLMRIPGEPSAIMTTLDGYPLAKKGFPGRALGLGNAASIVGGIVGWIALVMLTRPIADFAVQLGPWENFSLVLTALVLVSSLSRGSFLKGMISALLGVLLALPGVDQTSGLVRLTFGFDAMTNGFQLLPVVIGLFAMSQLVADTMHVNQGTDHIRANMKGVLIALKDYTTHGWNMLRSSLIGLWIGIHPGVGATVSSIVAYTVAKNMSKTPEEFGKGSEEAIVAAESANNATTGGTLIPLLALGIPGGIADAILLAALVMHNLRPGPLLFTTNPEIVNTIMATHLVAHLAMFATMTLGTLVFARLMLIPRAILFPLIIVFCAIGAFAMDGQISDVWIMLLFGLVGLAMEIARFPLAPFVIGFVLAPLAEGKLRSALMISDGSLWPLVTRPISLLLLLVSVACFVWPIWREWRQRRRSTA from the coding sequence ATGACGTTGCTCGATGCCTTCCAGCATTTGATCGAGCCGGCGCCATTCCTGCTGATGATGATCGGCGTAACTGTCGGCATTGCGGTGGGCGTCATGCCGGGCATTACGGCCGGCATGTTGATGGCGCTGACCTTGCCCTTCACCTATGCGATGGCGCCGGTCGATGCGATCATTCTGCTGATCTCGATGTTCGTAGGCGGCGTGTCCGGCGGCCTTGTGACCGCGACCCTAATGCGCATTCCAGGCGAGCCGTCGGCGATCATGACCACGCTCGACGGCTACCCGCTCGCCAAAAAGGGTTTTCCAGGACGCGCGTTGGGTCTTGGCAATGCCGCTTCGATCGTCGGCGGCATCGTCGGCTGGATCGCTCTTGTTATGCTGACCCGGCCAATCGCAGATTTTGCCGTGCAGCTCGGACCGTGGGAGAATTTCTCGCTGGTCCTCACAGCACTCGTGCTCGTCTCGTCGCTTAGTCGCGGCTCGTTCCTCAAGGGCATGATCTCGGCCCTGCTGGGCGTGCTGCTCGCCCTTCCCGGCGTCGACCAGACGTCGGGTCTTGTGCGCCTGACCTTCGGGTTTGACGCGATGACCAACGGGTTTCAGTTGCTGCCCGTCGTCATCGGTCTGTTTGCGATGTCGCAGCTCGTCGCCGATACGATGCATGTGAACCAAGGAACCGACCATATCCGTGCCAACATGAAGGGCGTGCTGATCGCATTGAAGGACTACACAACACACGGCTGGAACATGCTGCGCTCGTCGCTGATCGGGTTGTGGATCGGGATCCATCCGGGTGTGGGCGCAACGGTTTCGTCGATCGTCGCCTACACGGTCGCCAAAAACATGTCGAAAACGCCCGAAGAGTTCGGCAAAGGCAGCGAGGAAGCAATCGTCGCGGCCGAAAGCGCCAACAACGCCACGACGGGCGGCACGCTCATTCCGCTGCTGGCGCTCGGAATTCCCGGTGGCATTGCCGATGCGATTCTGCTCGCAGCGTTGGTGATGCACAATCTACGGCCGGGGCCTCTACTGTTCACGACCAATCCCGAAATCGTCAACACGATCATGGCAACGCATCTGGTGGCGCATCTGGCGATGTTCGCGACGATGACGCTTGGCACGCTCGTCTTCGCGCGCCTAATGCTGATTCCGCGTGCGATTCTGTTTCCGCTGATCATCGTCTTCTGCGCGATCGGCGCTTTTGCCATGGACGGCCAGATCTCCGACGTTTGGATCATGCTGCTGTTCGGCCTTGTGGGGCTTGCAATGGAGATCGCGCGCTTCCCGCTTGCCCCGTTCGTGATCGGCTTCGTGCTTGCACCCTTGGCCGAAGGCAAACTGCGCTCGGCCCTCATGATCTCGGATGGGTCGCTATGGCCGCTCGTGACGCGGCCGATTTCGCTGCTGTTGCTGCTCGTGTCGGTCGCGTGTTTCGTGTGGCCAATCTGGCGCGAATGGCGCCAGCGCCGCAGATCTACTGCTTGA
- a CDS encoding carbohydrate ABC transporter permease produces the protein MRLRDAKNWAGELATVAATAAILAFLVYPTFWVFVASLKTPETMFSARNWDWTIANYTRLMDAGFGHNIFNSLFLCTTAVVLSTVISVNAAYAFSRLRFRGRDTLFGAILLGQTFPWIILVTPIFILFARMGLLNSWISMIFVYIAVSVPFSIYLLVGYLRSVPRSLDEAAIMDGASYVQVVWRVIFPIMFPGIVATATYAFLLCWSEYLFSVAILTREEMKTMPLALYIYFGENVTDWGNVMAGAALTTLPTLLMFLPLQRYMVAGLAAGSVKQ, from the coding sequence ATGCGCCTGCGCGACGCCAAAAATTGGGCGGGAGAACTTGCCACGGTGGCCGCCACGGCCGCGATACTGGCTTTTCTTGTCTATCCCACATTCTGGGTGTTCGTCGCGTCGCTCAAGACACCTGAGACGATGTTTTCGGCGCGAAACTGGGATTGGACAATTGCCAACTATACGCGTTTGATGGATGCCGGATTTGGCCACAACATTTTCAACAGCCTTTTTCTTTGCACGACGGCCGTCGTGCTATCGACCGTCATTTCGGTCAATGCGGCTTATGCGTTCTCGCGACTGCGCTTTCGCGGGCGCGACACGCTGTTTGGCGCAATTCTGCTCGGCCAGACCTTTCCGTGGATCATTCTTGTGACGCCGATCTTTATTCTGTTCGCGCGCATGGGGCTTCTCAATAGTTGGATCAGCATGATTTTTGTCTATATCGCCGTATCTGTGCCGTTCTCGATCTATCTGCTGGTTGGATATCTGCGCTCGGTGCCGCGCAGCCTCGACGAGGCGGCAATCATGGACGGAGCGAGCTATGTCCAAGTCGTCTGGCGCGTGATTTTCCCGATCATGTTTCCAGGCATCGTGGCGACAGCGACCTACGCGTTTTTGCTGTGTTGGTCGGAGTATCTTTTTTCGGTCGCGATCCTGACTCGCGAAGAGATGAAGACAATGCCGCTCGCGCTCTACATCTATTTCGGCGAGAACGTAACCGATTGGGGCAACGTGATGGCGGGTGCCGCACTCACGACGCTACCGACGCTGCTCATGTTCTTGCCATTGCAGCGCTACATGGTCGCGGGCTTGGCAGCGGGATCTGTCAAGCAGTAG
- a CDS encoding sugar ABC transporter permease, with protein sequence MHTTPRGFLVFALLPAFFFLACFYVYPSVFNIQTSLTDLGIFTLRRGGDWIGVENYVELLTSPDFRRVLFNTVVWLTLAGVTVRIVLGLALAFLLNSRTLRKWRLTTAARLLLIVPWATPPVVAIIVWRWMLDPRVGSINAALTATGVVDQAIPFLSDANWVWPAILLIITWNTLPLVTLTFLASLQSLSAELVEAAEIDGAGPLQLLRYIYLPHLKPAIIVMVLMSTFWTFNNFVYVWLTTGAGPGLYTNVMATEIYIKGFIDGRLGYSAATGVVMATVMTLFGLVYLRVIAKRELVEESK encoded by the coding sequence ATGCATACAACACCACGCGGCTTTCTCGTCTTTGCGTTGTTGCCCGCTTTCTTTTTTCTGGCGTGCTTCTATGTCTATCCGAGCGTCTTCAATATCCAAACGAGCCTGACCGATCTTGGAATATTCACATTGCGTCGTGGCGGCGACTGGATCGGCGTCGAGAACTACGTCGAACTGCTGACCAGTCCTGATTTTCGGCGCGTACTGTTCAACACGGTCGTCTGGCTCACACTTGCGGGCGTAACGGTCAGGATCGTGCTGGGGCTCGCGCTTGCGTTCTTGCTCAACAGCCGGACTTTGCGGAAATGGCGCCTGACAACGGCGGCCCGTCTGCTGCTCATCGTGCCCTGGGCAACGCCGCCGGTAGTCGCGATCATTGTGTGGCGCTGGATGCTCGATCCGCGTGTCGGGTCGATTAATGCCGCATTGACGGCGACGGGCGTCGTAGACCAGGCAATCCCGTTTCTGTCGGACGCAAACTGGGTGTGGCCAGCCATCCTGCTGATCATTACGTGGAACACGTTGCCGCTTGTTACGCTCACGTTCTTGGCGAGCCTGCAGTCGCTGTCGGCCGAGCTGGTCGAAGCGGCCGAGATCGACGGCGCGGGCCCGCTGCAATTGCTGCGTTACATCTATCTGCCGCATCTGAAGCCGGCCATCATCGTGATGGTCCTGATGTCGACCTTCTGGACCTTCAACAATTTCGTCTATGTGTGGCTGACGACTGGTGCGGGGCCAGGGCTTTACACGAACGTGATGGCGACCGAAATCTACATCAAGGGATTTATCGACGGGCGGCTCGGCTACAGCGCCGCGACAGGCGTCGTCATGGCGACGGTCATGACGCTTTTCGGGCTTGTCTATCTGCGCGTCATCGCAAAGCGCGAACTTGTCGAGGAGAGCAAGTGA
- a CDS encoding sugar ABC transporter substrate-binding protein encodes MHQKIARRSFVVGSAAAAGILAAPAIRAQTPTTITFRFNDPEAPQMRAALDEFERANPTIKVNMQRISWADMQAQYLREAATGTAPDVVHISFVQPRSFGGGGALRALDDLIKRDGASLGAKGWEDFFARDLAEGADGKIYAVPWTTDTFTMMYNTEMFAQAGITAFPTSWDGLRAASRTVAQRTGKAGWGFPAGSCATPSIWFYINYFFWSNGPGWIDKAADGKYVMGVTPAQAQEALEYFKSYIDEGHNPRSNMSVCLWGAPELVEAMLSGNTAIASVPDTVAMEILAKWEQRNPGKKAPFATAPHPGGRNGSVTNFGGRMLGISPNARNVEQAWRLIRFLVTPEPTFTKHYTNYTPAQRSALTSRNWAPELAGYPRQLANSRSWGPYATGPVPIPFMWNAVGRAAGSVFIGEKTPAVAAAELHETIARELARTQR; translated from the coding sequence ATGCACCAGAAAATCGCCCGCCGCAGTTTTGTCGTTGGTAGCGCTGCGGCCGCCGGAATTCTCGCCGCACCCGCCATTCGGGCGCAGACGCCGACGACGATCACGTTCCGCTTCAACGATCCCGAAGCGCCGCAGATGCGTGCCGCTCTCGACGAGTTCGAACGGGCCAATCCGACGATCAAGGTCAACATGCAGCGCATCAGCTGGGCCGACATGCAGGCCCAGTATTTGCGCGAAGCCGCGACCGGAACCGCGCCCGACGTCGTGCACATCTCCTTCGTCCAACCGCGCTCGTTTGGCGGCGGCGGGGCGTTGCGCGCCCTCGACGATCTGATCAAGCGCGACGGCGCGTCGCTCGGCGCCAAAGGTTGGGAAGATTTCTTCGCGCGCGATTTGGCCGAAGGTGCCGACGGAAAAATCTATGCCGTGCCGTGGACGACCGACACCTTCACGATGATGTACAACACCGAGATGTTCGCCCAGGCCGGCATCACTGCCTTTCCGACGAGTTGGGACGGGTTGCGCGCGGCGAGCCGCACGGTGGCGCAGCGCACGGGCAAAGCCGGCTGGGGCTTTCCGGCGGGGAGCTGCGCCACGCCGTCGATTTGGTTCTACATCAACTATTTCTTCTGGTCGAATGGACCGGGCTGGATCGACAAAGCCGCCGATGGAAAATACGTCATGGGCGTGACACCCGCTCAAGCGCAAGAAGCGCTCGAGTACTTCAAAAGCTATATTGACGAGGGCCACAATCCGCGCAGCAATATGTCGGTCTGTTTGTGGGGTGCTCCCGAACTCGTCGAAGCGATGCTGTCCGGCAACACGGCCATCGCCAGCGTCCCCGACACGGTCGCGATGGAAATTCTCGCCAAGTGGGAGCAGCGCAATCCCGGCAAAAAAGCACCCTTCGCGACCGCGCCGCATCCGGGCGGGCGCAACGGGTCGGTCACGAATTTCGGCGGTCGCATGTTGGGCATCAGCCCGAATGCCCGCAATGTCGAGCAGGCGTGGCGCTTGATCCGCTTCCTGGTTACGCCCGAGCCGACCTTCACGAAGCACTACACGAACTACACGCCCGCCCAGCGCTCGGCGCTGACGAGCCGCAACTGGGCGCCGGAACTGGCGGGGTATCCGCGCCAACTCGCCAATTCCCGCAGTTGGGGGCCCTACGCAACCGGACCCGTGCCAATCCCGTTCATGTGGAACGCGGTCGGGCGTGCGGCCGGGTCGGTTTTCATTGGCGAAAAAACCCCGGCGGTCGCGGCGGCCGAACTGCACGAGACGATCGCGCGCGAATTGGCGCGCACGCAACGCTGA
- a CDS encoding aldo/keto reductase → MSFAPSQRRTIGRTGLAVSQLGFGAAPFGNLLADVPDHATRAAVDAALAAGINYFDTAPFYGHGLSEHRLGEALRGHARERYVVSTKVGRLLKPQLQHSRSVGPFSTTLPFDIVYDYSYDGAMRSIEDSLQRLGMARIDIVYIHDMTPKWQGDLLAQRYVESMTGAYKALAELRAAGTIGAIGVGINDVGILERYATDGDFDCFMLAGRYTLLDTSALGALLPICVRKRISIVLAAPYNSGILASGAVPGAVYWYAPAPPDILARVGRIETLCKQHGISLQAAATQFPLAHPAIASVAAGYRSPAEVATALAACSATIPAEFWKKLRADGLVDIDAPLPN, encoded by the coding sequence ATGAGCTTCGCTCCGAGTCAGCGGCGCACGATCGGTCGGACGGGGCTGGCGGTCTCGCAACTCGGCTTTGGCGCGGCACCGTTTGGAAACTTGCTGGCCGACGTGCCGGACCATGCGACGCGTGCGGCCGTCGATGCGGCGTTGGCGGCCGGGATCAACTATTTCGACACAGCACCCTTCTACGGGCACGGACTTTCCGAACATCGTTTGGGCGAAGCCTTGCGCGGCCACGCGCGCGAGCGCTACGTGGTGTCGACTAAGGTTGGCCGACTGTTGAAGCCGCAATTGCAGCATTCGCGGTCGGTGGGGCCATTTTCGACGACGCTGCCTTTCGATATCGTTTACGACTATTCCTACGACGGCGCGATGCGTTCGATCGAAGACAGCCTGCAACGTTTGGGGATGGCACGGATCGATATCGTCTATATCCACGACATGACGCCAAAATGGCAGGGCGACTTGCTCGCACAGCGCTACGTCGAGTCGATGACAGGCGCCTACAAAGCGCTGGCCGAACTGCGTGCAGCGGGCACCATTGGGGCCATCGGCGTCGGCATCAACGATGTCGGCATTCTCGAGCGTTACGCTACCGACGGCGATTTCGACTGTTTCATGCTGGCCGGCCGCTACACGCTGCTTGATACGAGTGCGCTTGGCGCTTTGCTGCCGATTTGCGTGCGCAAACGCATTTCGATCGTGCTCGCAGCACCCTATAATTCAGGAATCTTGGCTTCCGGGGCGGTACCCGGGGCGGTCTATTGGTATGCGCCCGCACCGCCGGACATCCTGGCGCGCGTTGGGCGCATTGAAACGCTGTGCAAGCAGCACGGCATTTCGCTGCAAGCCGCAGCGACGCAGTTCCCACTCGCCCATCCGGCGATTGCCAGTGTGGCTGCCGGATATCGCTCGCCAGCCGAAGTCGCGACGGCGCTGGCGGCCTGCAGCGCCACTATTCCTGCAGAATTCTGGAAAAAACTGCGTGCCGACGGACTTGTCGACATCGACGCGCCTTTGCCCAACTGA
- a CDS encoding UxaA family hydrolase, whose product MSAGATWSAVAIHPGDSVAVVLRDVAAGERVAVRIDGRIREVTAIDAIALGHKIATVAIAKGASVLKYGAAIALATSDIAEGQHVHVHNVASNRAKKAVP is encoded by the coding sequence GTGAGTGCGGGCGCCACATGGTCGGCCGTTGCGATCCACCCTGGCGATAGCGTTGCGGTGGTCTTGCGCGATGTTGCTGCGGGAGAGCGTGTCGCCGTTCGGATCGACGGACGAATTCGCGAGGTCACGGCAATCGACGCGATCGCGCTCGGCCACAAGATAGCGACGGTCGCGATCGCCAAGGGTGCTTCGGTCCTGAAATACGGCGCGGCGATCGCGCTTGCCACAAGCGACATCGCCGAGGGCCAACACGTGCATGTCCACAACGTCGCGAGCAACCGTGCGAAGAAGGCCGTTCCATGA
- a CDS encoding NAD(P)-dependent oxidoreductase, whose protein sequence is MANVGFIGLGIMGAPMAANLLKKGHRVGVFDIDASAVARLVALGAAAAASPAALAAESAFTITMLPDAPDVERVALGPDGILAGIKPGSMMIDMSTSAPETTRKIGAALAAKGCAMVDSPVGKTADHAVTGTLTLMVGGAPEAVTRARPILDCMGTDFFACGALGNGHAMKATNNLLATTLVALNAEILAAGIKAGLTLETMTSVMQKTMAWNSQLAVAFPLRPLKGDFAPGFMLRLAHKDCRIAMQMIDAMGLDAPIGRATLAACQEGLDKGFGANDVGVFVKMREEKAGVKVRTAS, encoded by the coding sequence ATGGCAAATGTCGGTTTCATCGGCCTTGGAATCATGGGGGCGCCTATGGCGGCGAACCTGCTGAAGAAGGGGCACCGCGTCGGGGTTTTCGACATCGATGCGTCTGCTGTCGCGCGTTTGGTGGCACTTGGGGCGGCCGCGGCCGCGTCCCCTGCAGCACTTGCTGCTGAGAGTGCGTTCACGATCACTATGCTGCCCGACGCACCGGATGTTGAACGCGTCGCCCTCGGGCCGGATGGGATTTTGGCGGGCATCAAGCCCGGCTCCATGATGATCGACATGAGCACAAGTGCCCCGGAGACGACGCGCAAGATCGGTGCGGCCCTTGCGGCGAAAGGCTGCGCAATGGTCGACAGTCCGGTCGGCAAGACGGCCGACCACGCCGTGACCGGCACGCTGACTTTGATGGTGGGCGGAGCGCCGGAGGCGGTGACCCGCGCCCGCCCGATCCTCGACTGCATGGGCACGGACTTCTTTGCGTGCGGCGCGCTCGGCAACGGGCACGCGATGAAGGCGACGAACAATCTCCTGGCGACAACGCTGGTCGCCTTGAACGCCGAAATTCTGGCCGCCGGAATCAAGGCGGGCCTCACGCTAGAGACGATGACCAGCGTCATGCAAAAGACGATGGCGTGGAACAGCCAGCTGGCCGTGGCGTTTCCTTTGCGCCCGCTGAAGGGCGATTTCGCGCCGGGCTTCATGCTGCGCTTGGCGCACAAGGATTGCCGCATCGCAATGCAGATGATCGACGCGATGGGGCTCGACGCGCCGATCGGACGCGCGACTTTGGCGGCATGCCAAGAAGGGCTCGACAAGGGTTTCGGCGCCAACGATGTCGGCGTCTTCGTCAAGATGCGCGAAGAGAAGGCGGGCGTGAAGGTAAGGACCGCATCGTGA
- a CDS encoding UxaA family hydrolase — translation MRCSAHRAGMGGALSDGLSATFMGYLRADGSVGVRNHVLVVSILGLVNRVAARIADSVAGTLLVETPYGRGQYGADKTLHRAVLGGLCLNPNVAAVLIVGADRRAVDDIAALAASGGKPVRIVALDDTHEDSLAASAAGIRIAGELVHAASRLQRTRQPASRLFLGVECGHSDATSGLVANPVAGSCVDRLVDAGGTAVVGETVEWLGAEHILARRAATPMVAEAIVAAVLRREAEVAASGQSLTGNNPGSENIRGGLSSIEEKSLGAIAKTGARPIRGLLQVAERPSVPGLHLMDGPSFSPESLTGFAASGAQLMLFTTGAGNSFCSAIAPTVKITGRPQTAKLLPDQIDFDASAAFLGREDIGPLGERLFETVLAVASGAATWGEIHGEGGEAFVRVGASM, via the coding sequence GTGCGATGCAGTGCGCATCGGGCCGGTATGGGGGGCGCTTTGTCGGACGGCCTGTCGGCGACATTCATGGGATATCTGCGTGCCGACGGCAGTGTGGGCGTGCGTAACCATGTTCTAGTTGTCTCCATTCTGGGGCTCGTCAACCGCGTTGCCGCGCGCATTGCGGATTCTGTCGCAGGCACATTGCTGGTCGAAACGCCCTACGGGCGCGGGCAGTATGGCGCCGACAAAACCCTGCATCGCGCCGTACTGGGAGGGCTGTGTCTCAACCCCAATGTCGCGGCAGTCTTGATCGTTGGCGCCGACCGTCGCGCAGTCGACGATATCGCGGCCTTGGCCGCATCGGGCGGCAAGCCGGTGCGCATCGTCGCCCTCGACGACACCCACGAAGATTCGCTTGCGGCGAGTGCGGCGGGCATTCGCATTGCGGGCGAACTGGTGCATGCGGCCTCGCGTCTTCAGCGCACGCGCCAGCCTGCGTCGCGTCTCTTCTTGGGCGTCGAATGCGGCCACTCGGACGCAACATCGGGGCTCGTCGCGAATCCCGTTGCGGGCAGTTGTGTCGATCGGCTTGTCGATGCGGGCGGCACGGCTGTCGTCGGCGAGACGGTGGAATGGCTCGGCGCCGAGCATATTCTGGCGCGCCGCGCCGCGACGCCAATGGTCGCCGAGGCGATCGTTGCCGCCGTGCTTCGCCGCGAAGCCGAAGTCGCGGCAAGCGGTCAAAGCCTTACCGGCAACAATCCAGGCAGCGAAAACATTCGTGGCGGTTTGTCGTCGATCGAAGAGAAATCGCTTGGCGCCATTGCCAAGACGGGCGCGCGGCCAATTCGCGGTCTGTTGCAAGTGGCCGAGCGGCCGAGCGTACCGGGATTGCATCTGATGGACGGGCCGAGTTTTTCGCCCGAGTCGCTGACGGGCTTTGCGGCGTCGGGCGCGCAACTGATGCTATTCACGACGGGTGCGGGGAACAGTTTCTGCAGTGCGATCGCACCGACTGTGAAGATTACCGGTCGACCGCAGACGGCAAAGTTGCTGCCCGACCAGATCGACTTCGATGCAAGTGCTGCGTTTCTCGGGCGCGAGGATATCGGACCGCTCGGCGAGCGCTTGTTCGAAACGGTTCTGGCGGTTGCGTCAGGCGCTGCGACGTGGGGCGAAATCCACGGCGAGGGCGGGGAAGCATTCGTGCGCGTCGGCGCGTCGATGTAG
- a CDS encoding LacI family DNA-binding transcriptional regulator: MARKQAARPFVLRPRLADVARDAGVSTMTVVRVLRDPDKVAKTTRERVAASLHKTKYTPDLVARALVSRRSGIVGAIVPTLANSLIAEVMQGMTAELGLHEQQLIVGTSTYSARHEEALVRSFLSRRVDAIYLTGTSHTPETVKLLKAAGVPVVEGGNLPQTPIDLAVGLSNFAAAGSVVEYLLARYGTNLGFLGGSTTNNDRMRDRRHGFKKCLARAGVRPDPRYMIEVPISMAGGRTGIGALLALDRPPRAVFCATDVIAAGAVLECRRRSIDVPGDIAIAGYDDLDIASELVPSLTTVRSPRYEIGRKSAQLMHLCLTGNRPQQSIFDLGFVLMPRESA, encoded by the coding sequence ATGGCCCGCAAACAAGCCGCCCGACCGTTCGTATTGCGCCCGCGCCTGGCGGACGTGGCGCGCGACGCGGGCGTTTCGACCATGACGGTCGTCCGCGTGCTGCGCGACCCAGACAAGGTGGCCAAAACCACGCGCGAGCGCGTTGCGGCATCGCTCCACAAAACCAAGTACACGCCCGATCTTGTCGCGCGTGCCCTCGTTTCGCGCCGCTCCGGTATCGTGGGCGCAATAGTGCCGACCTTGGCAAATTCACTGATTGCCGAGGTGATGCAAGGCATGACGGCTGAACTCGGTTTGCACGAACAGCAACTGATCGTCGGTACTTCGACCTACTCGGCGCGACACGAGGAAGCTCTTGTGCGCAGCTTCCTGTCGCGTCGCGTCGATGCAATCTACTTGACGGGCACCAGCCACACGCCCGAGACCGTAAAGCTTCTGAAGGCTGCGGGCGTGCCGGTCGTCGAAGGCGGCAATTTGCCGCAAACGCCCATCGACCTTGCCGTCGGCCTGTCGAACTTTGCGGCGGCCGGCAGCGTGGTCGAGTATTTGCTGGCGCGCTACGGAACAAATCTTGGCTTTTTGGGCGGCTCCACGACCAACAACGACCGCATGCGCGACCGGCGCCACGGTTTCAAAAAATGCCTCGCGCGCGCGGGCGTGCGACCGGACCCGCGATACATGATCGAGGTGCCGATCTCGATGGCGGGCGGACGTACCGGCATCGGGGCCTTGCTGGCGTTGGATCGACCACCGCGCGCCGTTTTCTGCGCGACAGACGTGATCGCAGCCGGTGCCGTGCTGGAATGTCGGCGCCGCTCGATCGACGTGCCCGGCGATATCGCGATCGCCGGCTACGACGACCTCGATATTGCATCCGAGCTCGTTCCGTCGCTGACGACGGTGCGGTCGCCGCGCTACGAGATCGGGCGCAAGTCGGCGCAGCTGATGCATCTCTGCCTCACGGGCAATCGTCCGCAGCAAAGCATTTTCGACTTAGGCTTCGTGCTTATGCCGCGCGAAAGCGCCTGA